CTCTTTTTTTTCTCCCTTATAACCGAGTTTTACTTTTCCGTTTTTACTAAATGCAACATACATTAAAAATACAAATGCCGCCAATCCAACAAATAAATAAACAACCCCGAATGTTTCCGTCATAAATTCATTTGCCATATTTACAACGACTGCACCAGCTTCAGGAAACAATATAAGCGGTATAGATACAGCGAGAATTAAAAATAATGCCCCTATAAAAGTAGGCCAATCTATTATTTTCATCGTAACGAATCCTTTCAATATGGTTTCTTAATTTAATACAGAATGCACAATCATGTAACTAACGTTTTTTACTTCTTAATTTATTCATCGCTATTGGGAATAAATCATAAGGAAAAAATCGCACCAAAAAGACTTTAAGCATAACTTTAGTGTATCTAACTAAGCAAAGTCTTTCCACTTTTTCCTTAAAAATGACTGGCACGTAAAAATACACATGGACATTATCGGCATTAATCCAGTTTGAAACGGCAGGAGAACGAACAAGTATGTTCATTCCAGAAATAAATCTTTGGATTGAAATCATCGTTCAAAGCATTTCACTAATTCTACTATTTGCAATCACTGTATTTAAGCCTTAGGGGGAGAAGGATTACAGGATAAGCGTTTTAAAAAGGGTGGAATTGCATGGAAGAAGATAGTTAGCATATGTTTAATCTGAGGGATTTTTGCCATCCTCGCAGTATTGTTTTTCATCGATTTCATCATCCAAATATAGAAAAAAGTAACCACCCTACGCTATCGACCAAGAAAGCGGGGTGACTACTCTTTTTAACACTCTTCAACTAGTCAACTACACTTCATGCAGTATGTCGGTTGCATTGACCTGGTGTTCGCGTACTCAATCTTCTTAATATATGTTTAGATAAAAAATCGAACTAAAAAGTATAAATCAGACGAACAATGACATGAACGAGAAGAAGGAGAACACCTCAAATGATCTAGCACAATCAATCCCACAAGTGACTATCACCGTCAACTACTACCCCTGAACGCTAATCTTCGATTTCACGCTTTTCAGAGGTAGCTTGAGTTTATTATTAGGTCTGCAATCTCATTCCAGACTGTGACGCTCTAATGACAGGCAAATATAAAATTAGATTATTTTACGAGAATAAATGTTGTAAAAATGAAATAGAACTTTCGTCATGGTGGTCGACTAGCTGTTGATATCTAGGAATTGAATAACCTTGTTGCACTCTTAAAATGTTCGACAAATGGTTAAATGACGGACTTGTAACTTCTGTAGTCAAATAGGCTGATTGATTGCTCTCTGGTTTTCTCAGTTTGTTCAGCGCACGAATTATTTGTTCAGCTGTGTAGATTCCGATTCCATGACCAAAATACGTACCATCTTCTAAAACAACGGCATTTTCTCCCCTCCACTGGGGAGTTTCGGAATCAAAATCTGGGTTATTAAAATAAACGACATCTCCAGGTATAAAATCGTGAGTAATATAGGATCTTAATCCGAGATTGGGATTAGCATGCCAGCTGTATAAATAGATGTTTTGAAATAATCGATTGAACAAAGATTCTCCAATAAGATTTAGGACCGCATGGTAATAGATAATGATCATTGCTGTTGCACATTCAAATGCATATTGCGAACTGTTCAAGTATATATCTCGAATTGCATCTGATGGTTTTACACCGTGCCGCAACAGGAATCCCCCAGCACTCGTCAATTGCCAGTATTGAGGATTACAACGGGACGTTCTAAATACTGCAAACCGTACATTACTTTCATTCATAGCCCGTGCACTTACTATAATGTTCTTTCGTAACGTAAGCTCAAACGATAATTCGGCTATCGATTGATACGAATGAACTGTTGGACTTTCATTCATCCTTTGAAGAATCGTACCTTCAATACCATCAGTTTGTCGCAAGTCACTTTGTTGAAAGGATCTCCCTGATATTTGAATCATTCTATACCTCTTTCCAAGTATATGTAGTAATCCATCTTATTCAACGACTTTGCTGATATGTTTTCTTTCAAATCAAAGAGGGAATTAACCGAGGCTAGTCACTCACACGACTATCCTGTACCTTCATGTGACTATACACCTCAAATTTAAATGACGTATAGTATATTATTGCAGGCATAAAACTTCTATATAATTAACCTTGTAAATACAGGATGCCCCCGCACTGACTTTACCTATCAGTCCAAATTAGAAAACCTCCCAAATCTGTGCGATAATAAAAGAACGAGTGTTTCACTAAAAAGAAAAGAGGTGTCCTTATGCAACCAGTCATTTTGGCCGAAAAACCTTCTCAAGCGAAAGCCTATGCAGAGGCCTTTACTGTAAAAAATCGACATAAAACCCATATTGAACTTGCGCGCAGCCAACTATTTCCTCAAGGTGCCATCATCACATGGGGCATCGGGCATCTTGTCGAATTAAAAGAACCGAAAGCATATGACGCACGTTGGAATCGTTGGACGCTTGGTAGTTTACCAATTTTACCTGAGCGCTATGAATTCCAAATTGCGAAAGGCAAATACGCACAGTTTCAGGCGGTGAAGAAGTTTATTCTAGGGGCGAATGTTGTTATTAACGCATGCGATATCGACCGCGAAGGATCGAATATTTTCTATAGCATTTTCAACCAGACAGGCGCACGTAATAAAACGATTAAACGACTTTGGATTAATTCTCTGGAAATCGACGAGATTCGAAAAGGATTTATGAACTTACAGGACAATCGAAAAGATCTGCTGCTATATGAGGAAGCGAAAGCGAGGCAAATTAGTGATTGGCTCGTTGGGATGAACGGTTCGAGACTGTATACACTTCTGCTGAAAGCGAAAGGATACGAACAAGTCTTTCCGATTGGACGTGTGCAAACTCCGACAGTT
This window of the Sporosarcina ureilytica genome carries:
- a CDS encoding protein-glutamine gamma-glutamyltransferase — encoded protein: MIQISGRSFQQSDLRQTDGIEGTILQRMNESPTVHSYQSIAELSFELTLRKNIIVSARAMNESNVRFAVFRTSRCNPQYWQLTSAGGFLLRHGVKPSDAIRDIYLNSSQYAFECATAMIIIYYHAVLNLIGESLFNRLFQNIYLYSWHANPNLGLRSYITHDFIPGDVVYFNNPDFDSETPQWRGENAVVLEDGTYFGHGIGIYTAEQIIRALNKLRKPESNQSAYLTTEVTSPSFNHLSNILRVQQGYSIPRYQQLVDHHDESSISFLQHLFS